Proteins found in one Anopheles aquasalis chromosome 3, idAnoAquaMG_Q_19, whole genome shotgun sequence genomic segment:
- the LOC126578802 gene encoding chymotrypsin-like, translating to MKSVVVLVFLAAVANAKWIDELQTNNYTSNVPSRRIVNGEEATPEQFPYQVMLLTEFSNDVGNILTGGSVLTVNYVLTAASTFFNLGVSSTGGTAVMGAHIRINQEPSQQRIRFDASGITVHPQYVANGQNRRNNVGVARLNTPMTFNDHVQPIRLPARSDTRQFAGFMGTIAGFGTATDDGPLSDVLRYTSNSIMINSFCMARWDYEIVQPDNVCMSGDGGRSSCASDTGGPLIVQDGGPLQIGIESVRGNPCSIGLPSVYTRVIPFLPWIEANTDYVVRP from the coding sequence ATGAAATCGGTCGTAGTTCTGGTGTTTCTGGCCGCTGTTGCAAATGCGAAGTGGATTGACGAGTTGCAGACCAACAATTATACTTCCAATGTACCATCTCGGCGGATCGTGAACGGCGAGGAGGCCACTCCCGAACAGTTTCCGTATCAGGTCATGTTGCTGACTGAGTTTTCCAACGATGTTGGTAATATTTTAACTGGAGGATCCGTGTTGACCGTCAACTACGTCCTGACGGCGGCAAGCACGTTCTTCAACTTAGGCGTATCATCCACCGGAGGAACCGCTGTGATGGGTGCTCATATTCGTATCAATCAAGAGCCTTCCCAGCAGCGCATTCGTTTCGATGCTTCTGGAATTACTGTTCATCCGCAATACGTGGCGAATGGTCAAAACAGACGAAACAACGTTGGAGTTGCCCGGCTGAACACACCGATGACCTTTAATGATCATGTTCAACCTATTCGTCTCCCAGCTCGATCCGATACTCGGCAGTTCGCAGGATTCATGGGAACTATTGCTGGATTTGGCACTGCTACCGACGATGGTCCTCTCTCAGATGTACTAAGGTACACTTCCAACTCAATCATGATAAATTCCTTTTGTATGGCTAGATGGGATTACGAAATAGTGCAGCCAGATAACGTTTGCATGAGTGGTGATGGCGGTCGTTCGTCCTGCGCTAGTGACACCGGTGGACCTCTGATTGTCCAGGACGGAGGACCTCTACAGATCGGTATTGAATCTGTTCGAGGAAATCCATGCTCCATTGGTTTGCCATCGGTGTATACGCGAGTAATCCCGTTCTTGCCATGGATCGAGGCCAACACGGATTACGTAGTGAGACCttga
- the LOC126578800 gene encoding glutaminyl-peptide cyclotransferase-like isoform X1: MWAIPIVSCLLLMTFTVWPIQQTDGQLTLDQMRIVATRTNESHFEAVLKNILKPRIVGTASHAEVKRSIIGELKALGFGVELDEFNQKTPHFGSLKFTNIIGKLNPEADKYLTLACHYDSKYFREHAFVGAVDSAVPCALMLNLVKTTESALKLLRNNTDLSLMLLFFDGEEAFRKWSATDSLYGSRHLASKWTTAPYVPKTIGGGKSMREIDRVQLLVLLDLIGSENPKFYNFFPNTRNHHRRLSKIENGLRTHKLLVKGGDAKSGTMFLDQTLYNRIEDDHLPFLKRNIPVLHLIPVPFPKHWHKPEDNEANLSRSTIKNVNAVLRIFMIEYLTFCNSKYGRAPESCLQ, from the exons ATGTGGGCCATACCAATCGTTTCTTGTCTCCTCCTGATGACCTTCACGGTGTGGCCGATTCAACag ACCGACGGTCAGCTAACGCTTGACCAGATGCGGATTGTGGcgacgcgaacgaacgagtcgCACTTCGAGGCGGTACTGAAGAACATTCTGAAGCCCCGGATCGTCGGTACGGCCAGCCATGCGGAGGTGAagcgcagcatcatcggtgAACTGAAGgcgctcggtttcggtgtcgAGCTGGACGAGTTCAACCAGAAGACGCCACACTTTGGATCGCTCAAGTTCACCAACATCATCGGCAAGCTGAATCCCGAGGCAGACAAGTACCTGACGCTCGCCTGCCACTACGACAGCAAGTACTTCCGGGAGCACGCGTTCGTTGGGGCCGTCGATTCGGCTGTCCCGTGCGCCCTGATGTTAAACTTGGTTAAAACGACGGAATCGGcgctgaagctgctgcgcaACAACACCGATCTTagcctgatgctgctgtttttcGACGGTGAGGAAGCTTTCCGGAAGTGGTCGGCCACGGATTCACTTTACGGTTCGCGGCATCTCGCCTCCAAGTGGACGACGGCTCCTTACGTCCCGAAAACGATCGGAGGAGGGAAGTCGATGCGAGAGATCGATCGTGTGCAGTTGCTGGTACTGCTAGATTTGATCGGTAGTGAGAATCCCAAGTTTTACAACTTTTTTCCCAACacacgcaaccaccaccgtcgcctgAGCAAGATCGAGAACGGGTTGCGGACGCACAAGCTGCTGGTGAAGGGAGGTGATGCGAAGAGTGGCACCATGTTCCTGGATCAAACGCTCTACAACCGGATCGAGGATGATCATTTACCGTTTTTAAAGCGAA ACATTCCCGTGCTTCACCtgattccggttccgttcccgAAGCACTGGCACAAACCGGAGGACAATGAGGCAAACCTGAGCCGGTCGACGATAAAGAATGTGAATGCCGTGTTGAGGATATTTATGATCGAGTATCTTACGTTTTGCAACAGTAAATATGGTCGTGCACCGGAGAGCTGCCTGCAGTGA
- the LOC126578795 gene encoding PAN2-PAN3 deadenylation complex subunit PAN3 gives MDPMFFPSNGVPSESKLATYMSRQNGTTPAYGLSSGLSKISLDSPIALKKTQVTPQSPEFIPNNRLSSSSSPNFYSSYAILSSNNGNGSGGGSVGNTNGGPQIIGQPSQPLPVPSSVQPLASVKGVVSGGSYAPGPGNILASTLTGGSASAFAVTPIKGRNLLRNESPQSTNTSPRITPQPSPPPITTNIHQENVGGTTYFYPTAANHQLTPSSSVVNTTDNSFVHIAATSQINLNYTHPGHVYPGPASHVINMQSKAQMSVAFFMPDELRNDILTRNEIVNSIDNDSQDIPLEVENYHSLCLLESHPIHPKLPLPSSTYRATHSVTGVKYCLRRLHGFRLQSTKCMQVVDMWKKLQHTNIVQLREVFTTKTFGDNSLVIVYDYHPGSQTLLSKYFPAVPETNGYTDPFAGEARPFSHKSSLHRTLATSLLPENEIWSIIIQLSAGLRAMHQAGLACRTLDPTKIIVTGKRIRYSCVGISDIATFDPNQQNPLTVVNHRQQEDLTALGKLILALACRSLQSVQREQLQTSVELVTRHYSSDLRNIILCLLNPGARRSVTEIMPMIGARFYVQLDALQSQCDIQEDELAKEMENGRLYRLLVKLGCINERPELSLDVTWSETGDRYMLKLFRDYLFHTVTEDGRPWLNQSHIVQCLNKLDAGTMERVQLMSRDEQSVLVVTYAELKHCLEQAFSELVAASEGSV, from the exons ATGGATCCGATGTTTTTCCCTTCCAATGGAGTTCCATCAGAGAGCAAGCTGGCAACGTACATG AGTCGTCAAAATGGAACGACACCAGCGTACGGTTTGTCGTCGGGGCTTTCTAAAATATCCTTGGACTCCCCGATTGCGCTCAAGAAAACTCAG GTGACACCACAGTCACCGGAATTCATTCCAAACAATCGGCTTAGTAGTTCTTCATCGCCGAACTTCTACTCGTCCTACGCAATACTTAGCAGCAACAATGGgaatggcagtggtggtggcagcgtcgGCAATACCAACGGTGGCCCCCAGATTATCGGTCAACCGTCCCAACCGCTACCGGTACCGTCGTCGGTACAGCCGCTCGCATCGGTCAAGGGTGTAGTCAGCGGTGGTAGCTACGCACCCGGTCCGGGAAACATCCTGGCCTCCACGCTAACCGGTGGCAGCGCATCCGCTTTTGCCGTAACACCGATCAAGG GTCGGAACTTGCTGCGAAACGAATCACCGCAAAGTACTAATACATCCCCCCGAATTACGCCCCAaccttcaccgccaccaattACCACCAACATTCATCAA gaaaatgtTGGTGGCACTACGTACTTTTACCCGACGGCAGCCAACCATCAGCTAACGCCGAGCAGTAGCGTAGTTAACACGACTGATAACTCGTTTGTCCACATAGCTGCAACCTCACAAATTAATCTAAACTACACCCATCCAG GACATGTTTACCCGGGACCTGCATCGCACGTTATCAACATGCAATCGAAGGCGCAAATGTCGGTGGCATTCTTTATGCCCGACGAGTTGAGAAACGATATTTTAACACGAAATGAGATTGTGAATAGTATTGATAATGACAGTCAAG ATATACCTCTCGAGGTGGAAAACTACCACTCGCTGTGTTTGCTCGAGTCGCATCCGATCCATCCGAAGCTACCGCTCCCATCGTCCACCTACCGAGCCACGCACAGTGTTACCGGCGTCAAGTATTGCCTAAGACGTCTGCATG GTTTCCGTCTCCAGTCCACCAAATGCATGCAGGTGGTGGACATGTGGAAGAAgctgcagcacaccaacaTCGTGCAGCTGCGGGAAGTGTTTACCACGAAAACGTTTGGCGATAACT CGCTAGTGATAGTGTACGATTATCATCCCGGTTCGCAGACGCTACTCTCGAAGTACTTCCCAGCCGTACCGGAAACGAACGGTTACACCGATCCGTTCGCTGGCGAGGCTCGACCTTTTAG CCACAAAAGCTCATTGCATAGAACACTGGCGACATCGTTACTGCCTGAAAACGAAATTTGGTCAATTATCATCCAGCTAAGTGCGGGCCTCCGGGCGATGCATCAGGCCGGTCTCGCTTGTCG AACGCTCGATCCGACAAAGATCATTGTCACGGGTAAACGGATACGGTACAGCTGCGTCGGCATCTCGGACATTGCTACGTTCGATCCGAACCAACAGAATCCACTCACGGTGGTGAACCATCGTCAACAG GAGGATCTGACCGCCCTAGGGAAGCTAATACTTGCCCTCGCCTGTCGCTCGCTGCAGTCGGTTCAGCGTGAACAGCTGCAAACTAGCGTCGAACTCGTTACGCGCCACTATTCCTCGGATCTGCGAAACATTATACT CTGTTTACTGAATCCTGGCGCGCGTCGCTCGGTAACGGAGATTATGCCCATGATCGGGGCCCGCTTTTACGTGCAGCTCGATGCGCTACAAAGCCAATGTGATATCCAGGAGGATGAGCTGGCCAAGGAGATGGAGAATGGACGGTTATACCGGTTACTCGTGAAGCTGGGCTGCATCAACGAACGACCGGA ACTCAGCTTAGACGTAACGTGGTCGGAAACTGGTGATCGCTACATGTTGAAGCTGTTCCGTGACTACCTCTTCCACACCGTCACCGAGGATGGGCGCCCCTGGCTCAACCAATCCCACATAGTGCAGTGTCTTAACAAGCTGGATGCAGGCACGATGGAAAGG GTTCAACTAATGTCCCGTGACGAACAATCAGTATTAGTGGTGACCTACGCCGAGCTGAAGCACTGTCTCGAGCAAGCATTTTCGGAGCTGGTCGCGGCTAGCGAAGGCTCAGTTTAA
- the LOC126578803 gene encoding chymotrypsin-like: MKSVVVLVFLVAVASAKWIGELPTNNYTSDGPSRRIVNGEEATPGQFPYQVLMLTEFPNTASNIVNGGSVLTVNYVLAAASTFFNVGSQATGGTAVMGANILANQEPSQQRIRYDASGIITHPQFVTNNRRNNVGVARLNSPMTFNDRVQPIRLPARSDTRQFEGFIGTIAGFGRFVDEPGPSDVLRYTSNPIMMNAFCMARLDYVTVHPNNVCMSGDGGRSSCSSDTGGPLVIQDGGPLQIGISSVHGDPCSIGLPSVYTRVIPFLPWIEANTDYVVIP; encoded by the coding sequence ATGAAATCGGTCGTAGTTCTGGTGTttctggttgctgttgctagtgcAAAGTGGATTGGCGAGTTGCCGACCAACAATTATACTTCCGATGGACCATCTCGGAGGATCGTCAACGGCGAGGAGGCCACTCCCGGACAGTTCCCGTATCAGGTCCTTATGCTGACTGAGTTTCCCAACACTGCTAGTAATATTGTAAATGGAGGATCCGTCTTGACCGTCAACTACGTCCTGGCAGCGGCAAGCACGTTCTTCAATGTAGGATCCCAAGCCACCGGAGGAACCGCTGTGATGGGTGCCAACATTCTTGCCAATCAAGAGCCTTCCCAGCAGCGTATTCGTTACGATGCTTCTGGAATCATTACTCATCCGCAATTCGTGACAAACAACAGGCGAAACAACGTTGGAGTTGCCCGGCTGAACTCACCGATGACCTTTAACGATCGTGTTCAACCTATTCGACTTCCGGCACGATCCGATACTCGCCAGTTCGAAGGATTCATCGGAACCATTGCCGGATTTGGACGATTCGTGGATGAACCGGGTCCTTCCGATGTTCTGAGGTACACTTCCAACCCGATCATGATGAATGCCTTTTGTATGGCCAGATTGGATTATGTAACTGTGCACCCTAACAACGTTTGCAtgagtggtgatggtggtcgttcGTCCTGCTCGAGTGACACTGGTGGTCCTCTAGTCATCCAGGACGGAGGACCCCTACAGATCGGAATATCATCGGTTCATGGAGATCCATGCTCTATTGGCCTGCCATCGGTGTACACGCGAGTAATCCCGTTCCTGCCATGGATCGAGGCCAACACTGATTACGTAGTCATACCttga
- the LOC126578817 gene encoding uncharacterized protein LOC126578817: protein MAWLVAYPAVAMLAMFIVLVIMLILRFGGRLCGLRHHALPDDQDLRDQAYDQKVSYA, encoded by the coding sequence ATGGCGTGGTTAGTGGCGTATCCGGCCGTGGCCATGTTGGCCATGTTCATCGTGCTGGTCATCATGCTCATCCTACGGTTCGGTGGACGGCTGTGCGGTCTGCGCCATCACGCCCTACCGGACGATCAGGATCTGCGCGATCAGGCGTACGATCAGAAGGTCAGCTACGCATGA
- the LOC126578804 gene encoding chymotrypsin-like → MKSVVVLVFLAAVANAKWIGELQTNSYSSDGPSRRIVNGLEAIPGQFPYQVMLLTEFPESPSLIAGGSVLTVNYVLTAASTFFNSGAQATGGTAVMGANIRANQEPSQQRIRYDASGIIIHPQYVVTNRRNNVGVARLNTPMTFNDRVQPIRLPARSDTRQFEGFIGTIAGFGRFVDEPGASDVLRYITNPIMMNAFCIVRWDCLTVQPDNVCLSGDGGRSTCNSDNGGPLVVNEGGPLQIGIASVFSNPCSIGLPSVYTRVIPFLPWIEANTDYVVRP, encoded by the coding sequence ATGAAATCTGTCGTAGTTCTGGTGtttctggctgctgttgctaatgCGAAGTGGATTGGCGAGTTGCAGACCAACAGTTATTCTTCCGACGGGCCATCTCGGAGGATCGTGAACGGCCTGGAGGCCATTCCCGGACAGTTCCCGTATCAGGTCATGTTGCTGACTGAGTTCCCCGAGTCACCTAGCCTTATAGCTGGAGGATCCGTCTTGACCGTCAACTACGTCCTGACAGCGGCAAGCACGTTCTTCAACTCAGGAGCCCAAGCCACCGGAGGTACCGCTGTGATGGGTGCCAACATTCGTGCCAATCAAGAGCCTTCCCAGCAGCGCATTCGTTACGATGCTTCTGGAATCATTATTCATCCGCAATACGTGGTAACCAACAGACGAAACAACGTTGGAGTTGCCCGGCTGAACACACCGATGACCTTTAACGATCGTGTTCAACCTATTCGTCTTCCGGCACGATCCGATACTCGGCAGTTCGAAGGATTCATCGGAACCATTGCCGGATTTGGACGATTCGTGGATGAACCGGGTGCTTCCGATGTGCTGAGGTATATTACCAACCCGATCATGATGAATGCCTTTTGTATAGTCAGATGGGATTGCCTGACAGTTCAACCAGATAACGTTTGCTTGAGTGGTGACGGCGGACGGTCAACCTGCAACAGTGACAATGGCGGTCCTCTAGTAGTCAACGAGGGAGGACCCTTGCAGATCGGAATAGCATCTGTTTTTAGCAATCCATGCTCTATTGGCTTGCCATCGGTGTACACACGAGTAATCCCGTTCCTGCCATGGATCGAGGCCAACACTGATTACGTAGTGAGACCttga
- the LOC126578800 gene encoding glutaminyl-peptide cyclotransferase-like isoform X2 produces the protein MLRSKTDGQLTLDQMRIVATRTNESHFEAVLKNILKPRIVGTASHAEVKRSIIGELKALGFGVELDEFNQKTPHFGSLKFTNIIGKLNPEADKYLTLACHYDSKYFREHAFVGAVDSAVPCALMLNLVKTTESALKLLRNNTDLSLMLLFFDGEEAFRKWSATDSLYGSRHLASKWTTAPYVPKTIGGGKSMREIDRVQLLVLLDLIGSENPKFYNFFPNTRNHHRRLSKIENGLRTHKLLVKGGDAKSGTMFLDQTLYNRIEDDHLPFLKRNIPVLHLIPVPFPKHWHKPEDNEANLSRSTIKNVNAVLRIFMIEYLTFCNSKYGRAPESCLQ, from the exons ATGTTACGAAGTAAG ACCGACGGTCAGCTAACGCTTGACCAGATGCGGATTGTGGcgacgcgaacgaacgagtcgCACTTCGAGGCGGTACTGAAGAACATTCTGAAGCCCCGGATCGTCGGTACGGCCAGCCATGCGGAGGTGAagcgcagcatcatcggtgAACTGAAGgcgctcggtttcggtgtcgAGCTGGACGAGTTCAACCAGAAGACGCCACACTTTGGATCGCTCAAGTTCACCAACATCATCGGCAAGCTGAATCCCGAGGCAGACAAGTACCTGACGCTCGCCTGCCACTACGACAGCAAGTACTTCCGGGAGCACGCGTTCGTTGGGGCCGTCGATTCGGCTGTCCCGTGCGCCCTGATGTTAAACTTGGTTAAAACGACGGAATCGGcgctgaagctgctgcgcaACAACACCGATCTTagcctgatgctgctgtttttcGACGGTGAGGAAGCTTTCCGGAAGTGGTCGGCCACGGATTCACTTTACGGTTCGCGGCATCTCGCCTCCAAGTGGACGACGGCTCCTTACGTCCCGAAAACGATCGGAGGAGGGAAGTCGATGCGAGAGATCGATCGTGTGCAGTTGCTGGTACTGCTAGATTTGATCGGTAGTGAGAATCCCAAGTTTTACAACTTTTTTCCCAACacacgcaaccaccaccgtcgcctgAGCAAGATCGAGAACGGGTTGCGGACGCACAAGCTGCTGGTGAAGGGAGGTGATGCGAAGAGTGGCACCATGTTCCTGGATCAAACGCTCTACAACCGGATCGAGGATGATCATTTACCGTTTTTAAAGCGAA ACATTCCCGTGCTTCACCtgattccggttccgttcccgAAGCACTGGCACAAACCGGAGGACAATGAGGCAAACCTGAGCCGGTCGACGATAAAGAATGTGAATGCCGTGTTGAGGATATTTATGATCGAGTATCTTACGTTTTGCAACAGTAAATATGGTCGTGCACCGGAGAGCTGCCTGCAGTGA
- the LOC126578807 gene encoding uncharacterized protein LOC126578807, with the protein MSTIEERTAYLDNPYFKGHIYGNFNPFYVTIAVCTVFGVFVIALNVICCCCSKHKAYWQDRNTGNLWLISIWSGTPHKQPPLDLTELKDASHFQPHNPDVERPVEYTVSHQRPQYNPARGGPPQGYHREEYVELQKRESDI; encoded by the exons ATGTCCACCATCGAGGAGCGAACAGCGTATCTGGATAACCCGTACTTCAAAGGGCACATCTACGGCAACTTCAACCCATTCTACGTCACCATCGCTGTCTGCACCGTCTTTGGCGTGTTCGTCATCGCGCTGAAcgtcatctgctgctgctgctcgaagcaTAAAGCGTACTGGCAGGACCGGAACACAG GAAACCTCTGGCTGATATCGATTTGGTCCGGAACGCCCCATAAGCAGCCACCGCTCGATCTAACCGAGCTAAAGGACGCCAGCCACTTTCAGCCGCATAAT CCCGACGTCGAGCGCCCGGTCGAGTACACGGTATCGCACCAGCGGCCCCAGTACAATCCAGCACGTGGCGGACCACCGCAAGGCTACCATCGGGAGGAGTACGTCGAGCTGCAGAAGCGCGAAAGCGACATctag